The Streptomyces sp. NBC_00306 sequence CGCCCTCCGAGTCGGCGTACAGCACGGCGTTGCCCCCGCACAGGAAGAAGGTCCCGCCGGTGTCGTCCCCGGCGATCGGCTCCAGCGCGGCGCCGGAGGCGAGGTGCACCTCCTCGCCGTGCTCCGCCCGGTCCAGGTCGAAGTCGAAGGGGAACGCGGCCAGGGCCGCCAGATCCGGCCGCCGCCGAAGCAGCACCAGGGAGGGATCGGTCATGCGGCCGCATGCTACTGAGGCGTACCGACAGCCCGGCGCGCCCCTCTGCCGTCCGGGCATCGGCCCATGAGTCGGCACAGGACGGGCAAAGCGCAGGCCACGACCCCTCTCCCGGGGGATCACCCGCCGACGGGGTGGGTACGCTCGGAGTCCAGGCAGGTCCGGTCCTGGCGGGCAAACGAAAGGGCTGATGACGTGGGGTTGTTCCGGCGGGGGCCGAAGCGCGACGGACTCGATGTGCCCCGGGACCCCGAGTTCTCCTTCTTCTCGGTCGACGAGGGTGCGCGCTTCCGGGGCCAGGTGCGGGAGGCTTTCGCGGAGCACGGCCTCGAAGTGACCGTGTTCGCCGATGTCGTCACCGACAGCGACGGACGTCAGTTCGGACTCGGCAATCTGGCCGCCGTCCTGCACAACGACGACCGCGGACCGCGTGCCTGGTCCGAGCTGGTCCGGCGGCACGTCGGCATGGTCCTGCGCACCATGAACGCGCCCTCCGCCCTGGACACCCTGCCGACCGAGCAGATCCGCGCCCAGCTCTACCCACGGGTCGTCGGCCACGAGGGCTTCGATCCGCAGAATTTCGGCTACGCCCGCCCCCTCGCCCCCGGCCTCTTCGAGATCATCGCGCTCGATCTCCCGGAGAGCGTCATGATGCTCACCGACGAGGCCCTGGAGCCGCTCGGTGATCTGCCCTACCTCCGTGAGCAGGCGCTCTACAACCTGCGCGGTCTGCCGGTCGAGGGGCACGAGACGGTCAAGGGCGAGGGAGGTATGTGCTTCGAGGTCGTCCTCGGCGATTCCTTCTACACCGCGAGCCGCGTCCTCGCGCTGGAGAGCGTGGTCCGGCAGATCGGCGGCGAGCAGCTCACCGCCGACGGCGCCCTGGTGGCCATGCCGTTCCGGCACCAGCTCGCCTTCCACGCCATCCACGACACCGGTGTGATCCCCACGCTGAGCGCCATGACCTCGTTCGCGGCCTCCGGCTTCGCCGACACCCCCGGCGCGATCAGTCCGTACGTCTACTGGTGGCGCGACGGGACGCTCACCCAGCTCAGCGACCGGGAGGAGGACGGCGACGGTCTGCGGATCGTCGTCGGCGAGGACTTCCAGGAGCTGCTGGAACGGCTCGTGGCCGAGGACGGCGGATACGGAGATTGAGCTCGCGCGGGATGTGAGCCGGAGGCAGGATGGGCTCATGCCGACGACTCCCGCGCCCTTCACCGCCGACGACTACCGGGCCCGTATGGCCCGCGCCGCCGAGGCCGCCGCCGCTGCGGGGCTCGACGGTCTGCTGATCGCTCCCGGGCCCGATCTCGTGCATCTCACCGGCTATCAGCCGGGGGTCACCGAACGGCTCACGCTGCTCGTCCTCGTCGCGGGCCGCGACCCGGTGCTCGTCGTCCCCAAGCTGGAGGCGCCGGACGCGGAGGGCGCCGTCGGCGGGCCCGCTCTCACGCTGCGCGACTGGACGGACGGCACCGACCCCTACGGGGTGACCGGGCCGCTGCTTCCTGCCGGCGGCAGGTTCGGCGTCAGCGACAACGCCTGGGCGATGCATCTGCTCGGTCTCCAGCGGCAGTTGCCGGACGCCTCGTACGCCTCGGTGACCGAGGTGCTGCCCATGCTGCGCGCGGTGAAGGACGGACCGGAACTGGAGCGGCTGGCCGCGGCCGGCGCCGCCGCGGACGCGACCTACGAGGAGATCCTCAAGGTCCGCTTCTCCGGGCGGAAGGAGTCGGACATCGCCGCCGATCTCGCCGGTCTGCTGCGGCAGTTCGGCCACTCGCAGGTCGACTTCACGGTCGTCGGCTCCGGGCCCAACGGCGCCAACCCGCACCACGAGGCGGGGGACCGGACCATCGAGACGGGCGACATGGTCGTCCTCGACTTCGGCGGGCTGCTGGACGGCTACGGCTCCGACACCTCCCGCACGGTCCACGTCGGCGAGCCCGCCCCCGCCGAACAGCACATCCACGACGTGGTGCTGGAGGCCCAGCAGGCCGGCGTCGACGCGGTGAAGCCGGGTGTCGCCTGCCAGGAGGTCGACCGGGCTGCCCGCGAGATCATCGAAGAGGCCGGATACGGCGACCTGTTCATCCACCGCACGGGCCACGGCATCGGTGTGACCACGCACGAACCGCCGTACATGATCGAGGGCGAGGAGCAGCCGCTCGTCCCGGGGATGTGCTTCTCGGTCGAGCCGGGGATCTATCTGCCGGGCCGGTTCGGGGTCCGCATCGAGGACATCGTGACGGTGACGGAGACCGGGGGCCGCCGCCTCAACAACACGCCCCGCACCATGGCGATCGTCGACTAGGTCCTGTCGGGGCGATCTTCGAGGATCAGCCTGTGGCGTCGGATGCGGTGCATCGCACGGCGGTGGGGGCACCCCCGCCGGAGGCTGGGGGAGATCGTCCTCGTACTGGGCGTACTCGGGCGACTTTGACAACACAGCGTGGGGGCACCTCCCGTGCCCGAAGGGCTACGGGGGAGTGCCGTAGCTGTCGTCACAGGCCCGACAAGATCGCCCGGACAGGACCTAGCGGCCCCGGGCCGGGTAATGCCGGCTACCGCGGGTCGTGGTGGGACAGCCGCGCCAGCATCTCGTACGGATACGGCAGCGGCCTGCGGCTCGCCTCGTCCAGCCGCGCCGACTGCGCGTCCGTCAGCTCGAATTCAACCGCCCCGAGATTCTCCTTCAACTGCTCGGCGTTCCGCGGGCCGATGATGGGAGCCGTCACCGCCGGCTGCTGCATCAGCCACCGCAGCGACACCTGCAAGGCCGTACGGCCGGTCTCCCGCGCCACCTCGTCGACCGCGTCGAGCGTCCGCCAGGTCTCCTCGGTGTCCCGCTCGCGCCAGCCCTCTTTGCCCGACTGCTCCTGGAAGTGGGCCTCACGCGAACCCGCGGGCACGGAGTCCATGCCGCGCCGGTACTTGCCCGTCAGCCAGCCGCCCGCGAGGGGGCTCCACGGAATGACGGCGATGCCCTGCTCCTCGCACATCGGCGCCAGCTCCCATTCCAGTTCGCGGCTGAGCAGGCTGTAGCGCGGCTGGAGACTGACGTACGGCTCCCAGCCGCGGAACTGCGCGAGATCCAGGGCGCGTTGGAGCTGAGACGGTGTCACATTGCTGGTGCCGACATAGCGGACCTTGCCCGACCGTACGAGCGTGTCCAGCGTCGCGAGGGTCTCCTCGAGCGGGGTGGTCGCGTCCCAGATGTGCGTCTGGTAGAGGTCGATGTAGTCCGTGCCGAGCCGCCGCAGGCTGGCCTCCACCGCGGCGATGATGTGTTTGCGGCTGAGCCCGCCGTCGTTCGGCGCCTCGCCCATCCGCCCCCACACCTTGGTCGCGATGACGAGATCGTCCCTGCGGCGTCCCTTCAGCCAGCGCCCGAGGATCTCCTCGGAGCCTCCCCGCGCATACATGTCGGCGGTGTCGATGAAGGTGCCGCCCGCCTCGGTGAAGGCGTCGAGGGCGCCGTGGCCGCTCGTGTCGTCGCCGAAGCTCATGGTGCCGAGGCACAGTTCGCTGACGCGCAGACCCGTCCTGCCGAGATTGAGTTGCTTCATGCTCCGAGACTAGGTCGTGTCCGCGAAGTCTCGACTGGTTCGCGGCGTCCTCCGGGCGGACGACGACACTTTGCGGACACTCCCTACGAGTTGGAGCACTCTCGATCGCAGGACTCGTCCTCGGCCGATGTCGCCGGCGCAGGGAGATCTACGGGCTCGGCGCCGAGGCGGGCGCTTCGGTCGTCGCGAGCAGCGCGTGCACAGTCGTCTCCATCGCGCGCCGGGCCGTCGCGGTGTCCAGGCCGCTGCTGCGCCAGTGGTACCAGGCGCCCCAAGTGGTCACCCCGTCCAGCCCGTTGAGCAGATCCGCCCGGCGGTCCGCGGGCAGCCGGTCGAGTTCCGCGGCGAAGATCTCGGCCAGGCGATCGCGCGCGAAGGCGTAGACCTCACGGGTCACCTGCTCGACGCGTTCCGACGGCTGGTCCTGGCGCATGATCGCCAGCCGCGTCGGGGTCATCCACTCCAGGATCCGGGAGCGCTGTTCGGCCATCGCCGCGACCCGCACACTGCGCGGGCCGTCTGTCGGCAGCGGCTTGATCTGTGCAAACAACTGCTCCAGCCGGCGGGTGATCGCGGTGTCGATGACCTGGGACATGTCGGCGAAGTGATGGAACACCAACCGCCGGGACACACCGGCCCGCTCGGCGACCCGGTCCGCGGAGAAGTGCGCCTCGCCCTCGTCGAGCAGCGCCAGCAGAGCATCGGCGATCTTCTCGCGCGTCTGCCGCCCCCGCTCGGTACGCCCGTCCGGAGCGCGGGCTGGGGTG is a genomic window containing:
- a CDS encoding TetR/AcrR family transcriptional regulator, encoding MVKQPARQSPEGGETRAPGRTQGGSEGNTPARAPDGRTERGRQTREKIADALLALLDEGEAHFSADRVAERAGVSRRLVFHHFADMSQVIDTAITRRLEQLFAQIKPLPTDGPRSVRVAAMAEQRSRILEWMTPTRLAIMRQDQPSERVEQVTREVYAFARDRLAEIFAAELDRLPADRRADLLNGLDGVTTWGAWYHWRSSGLDTATARRAMETTVHALLATTEAPASAPSP
- a CDS encoding aldo/keto reductase: MKQLNLGRTGLRVSELCLGTMSFGDDTSGHGALDAFTEAGGTFIDTADMYARGGSEEILGRWLKGRRRDDLVIATKVWGRMGEAPNDGGLSRKHIIAAVEASLRRLGTDYIDLYQTHIWDATTPLEETLATLDTLVRSGKVRYVGTSNVTPSQLQRALDLAQFRGWEPYVSLQPRYSLLSRELEWELAPMCEEQGIAVIPWSPLAGGWLTGKYRRGMDSVPAGSREAHFQEQSGKEGWRERDTEETWRTLDAVDEVARETGRTALQVSLRWLMQQPAVTAPIIGPRNAEQLKENLGAVEFELTDAQSARLDEASRRPLPYPYEMLARLSHHDPR
- a CDS encoding aminopeptidase P family protein → MPTTPAPFTADDYRARMARAAEAAAAAGLDGLLIAPGPDLVHLTGYQPGVTERLTLLVLVAGRDPVLVVPKLEAPDAEGAVGGPALTLRDWTDGTDPYGVTGPLLPAGGRFGVSDNAWAMHLLGLQRQLPDASYASVTEVLPMLRAVKDGPELERLAAAGAAADATYEEILKVRFSGRKESDIAADLAGLLRQFGHSQVDFTVVGSGPNGANPHHEAGDRTIETGDMVVLDFGGLLDGYGSDTSRTVHVGEPAPAEQHIHDVVLEAQQAGVDAVKPGVACQEVDRAAREIIEEAGYGDLFIHRTGHGIGVTTHEPPYMIEGEEQPLVPGMCFSVEPGIYLPGRFGVRIEDIVTVTETGGRRLNNTPRTMAIVD